The sequence ttatatatggATTGTAAGAAGATTGGTAAGCGTGTTGTAACTAGTAATTATTAGAGTAATGGTATACAATTTTGTACCAATCACATGATGACATGTCATTAAAGTTAAGGGCCTGACATTCTGTATGTACGTTGTGAAAATACGAGAATACCACAATTTTAATACATTATccatatttatttccaaactgTCTAATAATTCAGTTTTAGTACGTGTGATACTCTCATGGGCAGCTCAACTTTCGGGCAAAAGCTAAGTGTAATTTATTCTCATGCCACATTACAACAAATTTGAACTTCTGAGacaaaattatttagggacaaaaaaaatttcatccctaaaagtcatttcttgGGATGGAATTTAAATTTCGTTCCAAAAAATTGAAGACTTTACAAAATCATTTGAACGTTAAAATAACTATTCGAatagtattttctgtgacgaattaaatcgtctcaaaaaaattttcccactttttttttctttcttcattctctcCCCTAATCCCCTTCCCTCTTTAGTTTCTCTACTCCAATACTTCCTCTCTCATTCAtgctcccactctctctcaaaTTCTCTCATTCCCCACAATTGCTCTCTGTACCCGGCTCCCTGACAATTCTTTCCCCTCTCTccccttcaattttttttccgtTCCACTTATCATTTCCCCTTGCACCCCTCCACCATAGATTCTCCCATCATGAATCTCCCCGTCAAGACATCGTCACCAAAATCCACCCTCTCATGCCGATACCAGACCACCGCGAGCCACCATTGTCCATCCCACCGAGCATCTTGGTTTTTTTCCTTCCTCCCAATATGCTTGTCCTCTTTCCCATGAGTTCTCTACCTTCAGCCACTAAGCACCGTCACAAGTCACCACACTGCCTTTAGAACCTAGACTAGCCACCCCTCTACTGTACACTAATATGCCACCACCGCCATTGCTCCATGGGGGTATTGGCtgcaaaataatttcaatttctcaatttcaCATAGAAATTGGAGTTTATGCCTAGTTTATACTAGTTGATCGCTTTGGTGCCATGGTATTTTGTAGTCCTAGTTAATCGTTTTGGTTTAATTAGCGTAGTTAATACATTATAAGAGTCAAGTAAGCGATgctcctatactagactttgcctATATGGATTAgggttgattttttgaaaaacattgTTTTTTTATGAAACATTTGGAAACAACCTCGTCATTTTTCTACATAATGCATTGTTtctaaataagaaaagaaagatatttgTCATGGTtggtataaacatgagcatttttggCACTATTTCTCAACTGAACAAGAAGAGTGAATATATAGGACATCTGAAAGCGTTACACGTGATGATATGAATGTGGTCTCAATCTGTTCAGTACTCTTGTATGGTATGAAATGTTGCATCTGAAAACCACTTGCATaatattctgtttctgtttctgttccacTCCGACCTTACCACGAGTTTAAAACTGTGGTCTTTGTAATTGTGTTGGTACCAACATATCTTTTTCTGAGTGCacccattttgaaaacaaagtgattttttccGTGGTTTTTCTAGTGTGCACACTCGTGAATTGGAGAAGGATAAGAGGAAGATTTACTTATGTTTCTGCTTGATTTGGTCACCGATAAtagcacaaccttaccacgggagttaaacatggaatATATTCTAATACAATGATGCTTAGTTATGCTATGcaaaatgattttgtatataaatattttggaactattgctctaatatttttatagcatgttttattttgcatTCTATTACCGGCTCATGTTTACGCACTGGAATATGTTCACTGCTTAaaaagttgttgataactcaccaaTTAGCTCCACTAGATTTTCAGATGATAGATGTTTCAAATaaggatcaagaatatggagcatggGCAAGTTATTCAAGAAACTACtaattatatttgattgttattttcggatattgatgatgttattgAGACTTTGTGGAGttgattattaattatgtttagatCCTTATAGAGAAACATCTATATTTAGTTTGTACATGTGAGCTTATGTTTATAAAGCCTTTGgagaatatatattgtatggttgagagatgatttttaggtaacaacaaagaaacaatTTAGATGAATTTAGCATGTGAGGGAGGCATTTGCAAGCTTTTTCAGGTATTTAGCACGTAAGATACTTTAAACATTCATGGATGGTCTGATGTAAGACTGTGTTTGTTGTAGCGGCATTAATAAAGATAGAGGAAAAATTGATATTGGCCTAGATGAAAAATTCCACTCTAtctttaagtaaaataaatggAACATCTTGAATGGAATCTTACTCAAACTGATCCTTTTAGACTTGACATGGATTTATTCCTTACACAAAACACCATCACATTgttaagataatataaataataaaatatgtatatatatattctcctcAATTTAACCTTTTGGAAAGAATAGGAATCGATTTTCTATGGTAAGAGTGAATATAATAGCATTACGATCTTTTAGGGAATAAAGATGGTGCCTAACCAATTAATTACGCATATTCGGTTCACCACTAACTCTAATTATTCGAATATATTGTCTAATCACCAGTACTATACATAGTAATACTTACCCTTCAATGTTCTTTAATTAGCAATAGAACATATAATATCCCAAGGACGGAAACACAGAatataccaaaataattaattgttcATATAGTATTGGCATTGTAAGTCATGAATGCTTTTAACTTTGTCTTGGACAGAGTTGTGCCGTCTCTCAGGTGGTTTGAGAGAGGTTTGCAGCATgtactagaccatgtcagtcacaatTGTGTACTGGGAAGCTATTAATATTGTAGTTGGCTTGTAATATATGTTTCAGGTCAAAGTTGTAATGACCGTTATTAATGAATGCAGtatgttttatcaaaaaaatattccgAGTCTCTATCCATGTACATAGTACTTAGCACCGCTCAAATTTATTCTCCTATATATTGGTGAGTTCtactaataacataaaatgcaTAATTCACTGCAAAGAGATTTATACAAGTTGTATACTCACAAACTTATGTAACTTGATATTGTATGTTTGATTGTAAAGTTATCTTGACTATAAAGTAGAtttgacgtatcacatcaaaccacattagtctaaaaatttattattatgaaatcaCTTCTCACTAATAATAGGACAGTCAACATTGGTTTTGTGAGCGTCAAGCTTAACAATTTTTGGTCCACCTCCTATTCTTTGTCCTCTTTCacattgcttttatttttttaaatgattcttTCATGGGTGCATGCAACAACTTGTTATATGGCGGTAGTTGTATCTCAATTATATCTCTATTCCAGTCCTTGCACGCAAGCATTTTCTACATATAAAATTGGActtacttttcattattttttgaaaaataataaaaagtaagtcCAACTTGTTATATGGTGTAATTTATTCTCATGCCAGTGGGTTCTACTAATATTAGGACAGTCAACTTGGTTTTGAAATGGTCAAGCCAAACAACTTGGCCCGGCCATCTCTTTTTTCATGATTCTTTCATGTGTGCATGCAACAACTACTTTTGTATATTGTGGTTGTTGTATCTCTCTTATATATCTAATCCAATACATGCACAGGAAACGTCTTGCTTGTCAAGATAATTTCGAATATACTGTCTCCCCATAGTATATAGTAACAATTACACTACAATATCATATATGTTCTTTAACCATAGATCAATAGAGCCTATAAAAACCCCCATGCATGCGGGAGTACTTCGAAAACCAAACCAGAAAAGTCTATAAACCAGCCATTTGCCTTTGCCACTCAACTCCCGGTTCTAATAACATGGATTGTCATTATGGTGTGGTTAATCAATGTCAACACCTAACTGCAGATCAGTCACGGggtattcttaaaaaatacgATGCTAACAACGACGGTGGTCTAAACAAGAAAGAGCTAAACGATGCCTTCCAATCCCTTGGAGCTCATCTGCGCGACAAGCCTGGTCGTCTACCCGGCAGGGGTGGTCGTCCGCCCGGCAGGGGTGGTCGTCCGCCCGGTAGGGGTGGTCGTCGTGCACTCCACCATGCTGATGCTGACGGAGATGGATTAATCTGGGAGGAGGAGCCTCCTCGTGCACTCCACCATGCTGATGTTGAGGGAGATGTATTAATCAGGGAGGAGGCTACGAGCTCAGCGCCCTTCTGCAATATGCTTCGAAAACATGCATATAACATATAGTGATCTTcccctatatatataagtatatgtTGTGTCTGGTAACAAGTTAGTATATAAATGTAGTAGCTAGCTAAGTTTCAACTTCACATGATGTAAGAACGAAGAGGCGGCCTGCTCCTTGTGTACTGCAAGGTTCACTACTGCTTGTATGTGATTCGGTTCAGTATTGCTTGTATGTATTTTATATGATGAAGTACTAGTGCTTGTTTGTGTTATAATTAGATtgtaattttcaatatttcttctatatatatagttttagtaTTTACCCAATGGGAAGATTACTATAAGTTTAACCATTTCCAAGCAATTTTCCTTATGAATTTTAAACTTGTTACAATTGGATCCTTTTGGGGATCGACTCGTCTCTAATTAATACTTCTCGTCTATAATGCTTTTGGTGGATTTGCTAAAAAATAGGTGGAGTGGGAaagtgagatgattatttaacaAAGTAGAAACGTGGTAAGCAGGGCTAGCTATTGAGTCGAGCACTGAAACTTGAAGTTTTCACAGAAATTAAGTAGGATTGTTGCGCTCGAGAAACCAAACTAAACTGCaaatatatatgagaattaTGATCTTTAATTAGATTGCTACGTGACGTGAATTGGgatatcactacaacaaatagtaGTTTTTGggacataaatttttttcacgaatactatttggtagcaaataattaCGTTTTGCCACCAAAATCACGTCGTCAGAAAATTCTCACCGCAACTAATTATATTAGACCATTTTCTTTGTCACGATTTacaatttgtgaaaattaaagacttttttctacaaaattaaactcatcaaaaaaagtttgcaaataatatttttttacggTGATATATGCATTCATTAGTGACGGAATTGGTTGGTAACAAAAAATTTGACTGTTCTCACGAATactatttggtagcaaataattaCATTTTGCCAACAAATTCTCATCGTCAAAAAAAGTCTCGccgcaaataattatattagaccATTTTCCATTCTTCACGAGTTAAaatctgtgaaaattaaagacTTTTTCCCACAAATTAAGATCATCAGAAAAAGTTTCCACAATATATTTTGTTACGATGACATATGCATTCATTAGTGATGGAATTAGTTGGtaacaaaaaatttacagtTCTCACGAATACTATTTGATAGCAAATAATTACGTTTTGCCTCTAAATTCACGTCATTAGAAAAGTCTCATCACAAATTATTATATTGGACCATTTTCCATTTGTCACAAGTTAAaatctgtgaaaattaaagacTTTTTCCCACAAATTAAGATCATCAGAAAAGTTTCcgcaatatattttattatgatgaCATATGCATTTATTAGTGACAAATTAGTTGGTAGTAAAAAATTTACAGTTCTCACGAATactatttggtagcaaataattaCATTTTGCCATCAAATTCACATCGTCACAAaatgtccaaaaatattttaaatagggTATTTTTAGTGTTGTTGAACCAAGCTTAATTTTTAAGTCTCTTTGTATTTTTGTAACagccaaaaataataaatagttataaaaaatcattttatttaaatgatttcatctattaagaatattatgtgatatgcattattttaatttatgttaaaaactctatttaattaaatgatttaattcttttaaaaatattttgtaatatccGAATCTTACTACGTAGGtctttacataatttattaatattttaagtcaatattttgagataaagatttttattatttattttaagaagtgtatgcttttatttttatgaaggtCATTGCAAATAATTTAAGGATATATTTTAAgaccttataatatttttttctttaaatcttttactttttatctaattaagAAGTGACTAAACCCTCTCAACTATAAGATAGGTag comes from Juglans microcarpa x Juglans regia isolate MS1-56 chromosome 8S, Jm3101_v1.0, whole genome shotgun sequence and encodes:
- the LOC121244569 gene encoding probable calcium-binding protein CML10, which gives rise to MDCHYGVVNQCQHLTADQSRGILKKYDANNDGGLNKKELNDAFQSLGAHLRDKPGRLPGRGGRPPGRGGRPPGRGGRRALHHADADGDGLIWEEEPPRALHHADVEGDGLIGEEKPRRAHHHADVDGDGLIMEEVVVDLLH